The Corynebacterium pseudopelargi genome contains a region encoding:
- the folC gene encoding bifunctional tetrahydrofolate synthase/dihydrofolate synthase has protein sequence MSEVELDATGLSLPIDVNDKHVEVPSEEITQEDLAALAAVEAELDQRWSEVKIDPTLDRIQALMDLLGNPERAYPAIHIAGTNGKTSTVRMIESLLRAFHRRTGRTTSPHLQLVTERIAIDGQPIHPRDYVRTWEEIKPYVEMIDAKSEAEGGPKMSKFEVLSAMAYAAFADAPVDVAVVEVGMGGRWDATNVISADVAVITPIGTDHTEYLGETIEEIAAEKAGIIKSRWDADDLLTPPENIAIVADQDPAAMRVILEQAVSVDAAVARLGQEFGVVESQIAVGGQQLTLRGLAGDYEDIFLPLSGAHQARNAAVALAAVEAFFGAAPGKPLDLNTVQEGFGTVSSPGRLERVRTTPSIFVDATHNPHGAKALGEALDRDFEFSRLVGVVGVLGDKDARGVLEALEPYLAEVVCTQNSSPRALEAEELAEYAREVFGEERVHVEPYLPGAVELAVELAEDTDIQSGAGVIITGSVVTAGEARTLFGKDPA, from the coding sequence ATGAGCGAAGTTGAACTCGACGCCACCGGGCTTTCCTTGCCTATCGACGTCAACGATAAGCACGTCGAGGTGCCCAGCGAAGAGATCACGCAAGAAGATCTAGCGGCCCTTGCAGCAGTGGAGGCCGAACTTGATCAACGCTGGTCTGAAGTAAAAATCGACCCCACCTTGGATCGCATCCAGGCCTTGATGGATTTACTCGGTAATCCCGAGCGCGCCTACCCGGCAATCCACATTGCCGGTACGAATGGCAAAACCTCCACGGTGCGCATGATCGAGTCGCTGCTGCGCGCCTTTCACCGGCGCACTGGGCGCACCACCAGCCCCCATCTGCAGCTTGTAACCGAGCGCATCGCCATTGATGGCCAACCCATTCATCCGCGCGATTATGTGCGCACCTGGGAAGAGATCAAGCCCTATGTGGAGATGATCGATGCCAAATCGGAGGCCGAAGGCGGGCCGAAGATGAGCAAATTCGAGGTGCTTAGCGCCATGGCCTATGCAGCCTTTGCCGACGCGCCCGTCGATGTGGCCGTGGTGGAAGTGGGCATGGGTGGGCGTTGGGATGCCACCAACGTGATCTCCGCCGATGTTGCCGTGATCACCCCAATCGGTACTGATCACACCGAATACTTAGGAGAGACGATCGAGGAGATCGCGGCGGAAAAAGCGGGCATTATCAAGTCGCGCTGGGATGCCGATGATCTGCTCACGCCTCCGGAAAATATCGCCATCGTGGCCGATCAGGATCCGGCTGCGATGCGCGTGATTTTGGAACAAGCCGTCTCCGTTGACGCTGCCGTGGCTCGTCTCGGCCAAGAATTTGGGGTCGTTGAATCCCAGATTGCCGTGGGTGGCCAACAGCTCACGCTGCGTGGCCTCGCCGGCGATTATGAAGATATCTTCTTGCCACTATCCGGTGCGCACCAAGCGCGCAACGCTGCCGTGGCCCTGGCTGCCGTGGAGGCCTTTTTTGGCGCAGCCCCAGGCAAGCCGCTGGATCTGAATACCGTCCAAGAAGGTTTCGGCACCGTTTCTTCTCCAGGGCGCCTAGAGCGCGTGCGCACCACCCCGAGCATCTTCGTTGATGCCACCCACAATCCTCATGGTGCCAAGGCTTTAGGAGAGGCCCTTGACCGCGACTTCGAGTTTTCCAGGCTCGTCGGTGTGGTGGGCGTGCTGGGTGATAAAGATGCCCGCGGCGTGCTCGAGGCCCTAGAGCCTTATCTTGCCGAGGTGGTCTGCACCCAAAACTCCTCGCCTCGGGCTTTAGAGGCCGAGGAACTTGCCGAATATGCCCGCGAGGTTTTTGGCGAAGAACGCGTCCACGTCGAGCCCTACTTGCCCGGTGCAGTAGAGCTGGCGGTGGAATTGGCCGAAGATACCGATATTCAATCCGGTGCCGGTGTGATCATTACTGGCTCGGTGGTCACCGCCGGGGAAGCCCGCACGCTGTTTGGAAAGGACCCCGCATGA
- a CDS encoding DUF4233 domain-containing protein has protein sequence MSKSEQPIEYGPLGPGHAPAKDPMKGLRGVMAGTMMMESISFYLVLTVILRVDGGAYWTTFNWVYVTAVATAMLLLSFMQRFSWAVKANIGIQVFALLGFFVHVSMGIMAIIFIAVWWYLFYLRKNLIERMKRGLLTTQHM, from the coding sequence ATGAGCAAGTCCGAGCAACCCATCGAATACGGCCCGCTAGGCCCAGGCCATGCTCCGGCCAAGGACCCGATGAAAGGCCTGAGAGGGGTCATGGCAGGCACCATGATGATGGAGTCGATCTCCTTTTATCTGGTGCTCACCGTGATCCTGCGCGTTGATGGCGGAGCCTACTGGACCACCTTCAACTGGGTGTACGTCACCGCCGTTGCCACCGCAATGCTGCTGCTGAGCTTTATGCAGCGCTTTTCCTGGGCTGTAAAGGCCAATATCGGCATCCAAGTCTTTGCACTGCTTGGCTTCTTTGTGCACGTCTCCATGGGCATCATGGCCATCATCTTTATCGCCGTGTGGTGGTATTTGTTCTACTTGCGCAAGAACTTAATTGAGCGCATGAAGCGTGGCCTGCTTACCACCCAGCACATGTAG
- a CDS encoding cation:dicarboxylate symporter family transporter: MEKISSSPKIPEPKGGHKDRSHWLYIGVIIAVIAGIIFGLVAPDAAKGFKVLGTAFVHLIVMMIPAVIFCTIVLGIGSVRAAATVGKAGGLALAYFITMSTFALAVGLVVGNLIQPGSGLNIEASRGAADSLVAKNAAESHGTIDFLLGIIPTTIFSSFTSGNILQVLFVALLTGFAVQSMGKRGEPILGAIAHLQRLSFKILNMILWLAPIGAFGAIAGVVGQTGIESVKQMAILMVAFYITCFLFVFVVLGLILKIFAGFNIFKLVKYLAREFLLIVATSSSESALPNLMRKMEHVGVDKSTVGIVVPTGYSFNLDGTAIYLTMASIFIADAMNKPMDMGEQIALLLFMIIASKGAAGVTGGGLAALTAGLQSHRPELLDGVGIIVGIDRFMSEARALTNFSGNAVATLLVGKWTHTVDRQRVYDVLDGKIPYEEMPDDTHVDMHNPTVSNDPAGQLQPTPQVDIDKYSH, translated from the coding sequence ATGGAAAAAATCTCCAGTTCCCCCAAAATCCCAGAGCCAAAGGGTGGCCACAAAGACCGCTCCCACTGGCTCTACATCGGCGTAATCATCGCCGTGATCGCAGGCATCATCTTCGGACTCGTGGCACCGGACGCCGCCAAGGGCTTCAAAGTGCTCGGCACCGCATTCGTGCATCTGATCGTCATGATGATCCCCGCGGTGATTTTCTGCACCATCGTGCTCGGCATCGGCTCCGTTCGCGCCGCAGCCACCGTGGGCAAAGCAGGCGGCTTGGCGCTTGCCTACTTCATCACCATGTCCACCTTCGCGCTTGCCGTAGGCCTGGTGGTAGGCAACCTCATCCAACCCGGCTCCGGATTAAATATCGAGGCCTCTAGGGGAGCCGCCGATTCCCTCGTGGCAAAGAATGCCGCCGAAAGCCACGGCACCATCGACTTCCTGCTGGGTATTATCCCCACCACGATCTTCTCCTCATTTACCAGCGGCAATATCCTGCAGGTGCTCTTCGTGGCCTTGCTTACCGGCTTTGCTGTGCAGTCCATGGGCAAGCGTGGCGAGCCCATCCTCGGTGCCATCGCACACCTGCAGCGGCTTTCCTTCAAGATCCTCAACATGATCCTCTGGCTCGCCCCCATCGGCGCTTTTGGTGCCATCGCCGGCGTGGTTGGCCAAACGGGTATTGAATCCGTGAAGCAGATGGCCATCCTCATGGTCGCCTTCTACATCACCTGCTTCTTGTTTGTGTTCGTGGTGTTGGGGCTGATCTTGAAGATCTTCGCCGGCTTTAACATCTTCAAGCTGGTCAAGTACCTAGCCCGTGAATTCCTGCTGATCGTGGCCACCTCCTCATCTGAATCGGCCCTTCCTAACTTGATGCGCAAGATGGAACACGTGGGCGTGGACAAGTCCACCGTCGGCATCGTCGTGCCCACCGGCTACTCCTTCAACCTCGATGGCACCGCCATCTACCTCACCATGGCCTCGATCTTCATTGCCGATGCCATGAACAAGCCCATGGACATGGGCGAGCAGATCGCACTGCTGCTGTTTATGATCATCGCCTCCAAGGGTGCCGCAGGTGTGACCGGTGGTGGCCTAGCTGCGCTGACCGCCGGCCTGCAATCGCATCGCCCCGAGCTTCTCGACGGCGTGGGCATCATCGTCGGCATCGACCGCTTCATGTCCGAGGCCCGTGCGCTTACCAACTTCTCCGGCAACGCCGTTGCCACCCTGCTGGTAGGCAAGTGGACCCACACCGTGGATCGCCAGCGCGTCTACGACGTGCTCGACGGCAAGATTCCTTATGAGGAAATGCCCGATGACACCCACGTAGATATGCACAACCCCACCGTGAGCAACGACCCGGCAGGCCAATTGCAACCAACGCCGCAGGTAGACATCGACAAATACAGCCACTAG
- a CDS encoding ornithine cyclodeaminase family protein, with protein sequence MKVFDYAEVQATISPARALSLLTSALKSGVEPAEDPARSITAVPAGQILSMPASIPGWAGAKIIGLAPGNTDLPRIDGTYVLFDGQTLQLQAMIDGVALTNIRTPAVSALAASKLLAPGAVDKLVVFGTGPQGVGHARALADLREVRECVLLGRDAQKAQAAVEELAQMGIQARVGEVSDIRDADVIVCATSAGSALFEAADVRDDVCVLAIGSHETDRREVPAELMGRSLVVVEDVTTALREAGDVVMAIEDGALAESELRTLKDLVLGEVEVDYTKPRVFKGTGMSWEDLAVAVGMMSTQ encoded by the coding sequence ATGAAGGTTTTTGATTATGCAGAGGTTCAAGCAACGATCTCGCCCGCCCGCGCCCTTTCCCTCCTAACTTCCGCCCTAAAATCAGGAGTGGAACCGGCCGAGGATCCAGCGCGCAGCATCACCGCCGTGCCAGCCGGCCAAATCCTTTCCATGCCCGCCTCCATCCCCGGTTGGGCTGGCGCGAAAATCATTGGTTTGGCTCCCGGCAACACTGATTTGCCCAGGATCGATGGCACCTATGTGCTTTTCGACGGCCAAACGTTGCAGCTTCAAGCCATGATCGACGGTGTGGCGCTGACCAATATTCGCACGCCCGCCGTCAGTGCGCTCGCGGCCTCGAAGCTGCTGGCACCCGGCGCGGTGGACAAGCTGGTGGTGTTTGGCACCGGCCCGCAGGGGGTTGGCCATGCCCGTGCGCTGGCGGATTTGCGTGAGGTGCGCGAGTGCGTGCTGCTTGGCCGCGATGCACAAAAGGCGCAGGCTGCCGTGGAAGAGTTGGCGCAGATGGGCATTCAGGCGCGTGTTGGCGAGGTCTCCGATATTCGCGACGCCGATGTGATCGTGTGCGCTACTTCTGCTGGCTCTGCCCTGTTTGAGGCCGCAGATGTGCGCGATGATGTGTGCGTTTTGGCTATCGGTTCCCATGAGACTGATCGTCGTGAAGTACCGGCCGAATTGATGGGGCGTTCGCTCGTGGTGGTCGAAGATGTGACCACTGCCCTGCGCGAAGCCGGCGACGTGGTGATGGCGATTGAGGACGGTGCGTTGGCCGAATCTGAGCTTCGCACGTTGAAGGATTTGGTGCTCGGCGAGGTCGAGGTGGACTACACCAAGCCGCGCGTATTCAAAGGCACCGGCATGAGCTGGGAAGATTTGGCTGTTGCTGTGGGCATGATGAGCACGCAGTAG
- a CDS encoding pirin family protein, whose protein sequence is MTAIERITSRKVPLGGPRAMTVHRTLPHRQRPTIGAWCFADHYGPDELTMDVPPHPHTGLQTVSWLFEGEIKHDDAGNNHAIVHPGDLVIMTAGHGISHSEVSQSTRLHGVQLWTVLPEEHRDSSRRLDVYKVPRTELDCGYAHVFLGSLLGQESPVQTFTPLLGAEIVLNPKATLRLELNPTFEHGVLVDTGRIDIEGEHIAPTELAYMGIGEDHCTINNTGDHQARIVILGGEPFEEPFVMWWNFIGRSHQEIARYREQWQHQDPRFGSFEGYQGKGPAWLPAPALPNAEMRARVPSKPRAQVER, encoded by the coding sequence ATGACCGCAATCGAGCGCATCACCTCACGCAAAGTCCCCCTCGGCGGACCACGCGCCATGACCGTCCACCGCACGCTGCCGCACAGGCAACGCCCCACCATCGGCGCCTGGTGCTTTGCCGATCACTACGGCCCCGATGAACTCACCATGGACGTGCCCCCACACCCACACACCGGGCTGCAAACGGTGAGCTGGCTTTTCGAAGGTGAAATTAAACACGATGATGCCGGCAATAACCACGCCATCGTCCACCCCGGCGACCTGGTAATCATGACCGCCGGCCACGGCATCTCACACTCCGAAGTATCCCAATCCACACGCCTGCACGGGGTGCAACTATGGACGGTGCTGCCAGAAGAACACCGCGACAGCAGCCGCCGCCTCGACGTGTACAAAGTGCCACGCACCGAACTCGACTGCGGCTACGCCCACGTATTCCTCGGCTCCCTACTAGGCCAAGAATCCCCAGTGCAGACCTTTACTCCCCTGCTCGGCGCCGAAATCGTGCTCAACCCAAAGGCCACACTCCGCCTCGAACTCAACCCAACATTCGAACACGGCGTGCTCGTTGATACCGGCCGCATTGACATTGAAGGCGAACACATCGCCCCCACCGAGCTGGCCTATATGGGCATTGGCGAAGATCACTGCACCATCAACAACACCGGCGATCACCAGGCGCGCATCGTCATCCTCGGCGGCGAACCCTTTGAAGAGCCCTTCGTCATGTGGTGGAACTTCATCGGCCGCAGCCACCAAGAAATCGCACGCTACCGCGAACAATGGCAGCACCAAGACCCCCGCTTTGGCAGCTTCGAGGGCTACCAGGGCAAAGGGCCTGCGTGGCTTCCCGCACCCGCCCTGCCCAACGCCGAGATGCGAGCGCGCGTGCCGAGCAAACCGCGAGCACAGGTAGAAAGGTAA
- the ndk gene encoding nucleoside-diphosphate kinase, which yields MTERTLILIKPDGVERGLVGEILARIERKGLKLAALDLRVADRETAEKHYAEHADKPFFGELVEFITSAPLIAGVVEGPRAIEAWRQLAGGTDPVSKATPGTIRGDFALEVASNVVHGSDSEESAAREISIWFPNL from the coding sequence ATGACTGAACGTACCCTGATTCTGATTAAGCCCGATGGTGTTGAGCGCGGTCTGGTAGGCGAGATCCTCGCCCGCATTGAGCGCAAGGGCCTCAAACTGGCCGCTTTGGATCTGCGCGTGGCCGACCGCGAAACCGCAGAAAAGCACTACGCAGAGCACGCCGATAAGCCCTTCTTTGGTGAGCTCGTGGAGTTCATCACCTCCGCGCCGCTGATCGCCGGTGTGGTGGAAGGCCCTCGCGCCATCGAGGCTTGGCGCCAGCTTGCCGGTGGCACCGACCCGGTATCCAAGGCAACCCCAGGCACCATCCGCGGCGACTTCGCCCTTGAGGTGGCCTCCAATGTGGTCCACGGCTCCGATTCCGAGGAATCCGCTGCCCGCGAGATCAGCATCTGGTTCCCGAACCTCTAA
- a CDS encoding Rne/Rng family ribonuclease yields the protein MEEKTRVWALARELDATSPYVVEALHAIGIVKVAQAALTPAEVTRLLDHLAGDGHTPGDDDKLRHRVEKNVENEIEQIKQKVDRELEAEVVTPPEQAPIIAPAEVEKPAPVAAAIPVFMPPQPLEVVEEAEEEDEDTAAKKRRRGRRGTGRGRKQEERSEEVEQIEEPKAIAGSTRLEAQRRRRAEMRDEQRKKRHIVSEAEFLARRESVERTMVVRERERTDHPGTVTQVGVLEDGMLVEHFVTSETQASMVGNIYLGRVQNVLPSMEAAFIDIGQGRNAVLYAGEVNWRSLGLGGRGRRIEQAFHPGDQVLVQVSKDPVGHKGARLTMQVSLAGRYLVYVPGGRSAGISRKLPAGERSRLKKILKEVMPAHGGAIIRTAAEGVHEDQIAADVKRLDTLWNQLSQRAETQREAKSSQPVTLYEEPNMLVKVVRDLFNEDFHKLIVDGKRSWNTVHAYVQSVAPELLERLEHFDRSEHDGRDAFEEYRVDEQIKKALSRKVWLPSGGTLVIDRTEAMTVIDVNTGKFTGAGGNLEETVTRNNLEAAEEIVRQMRLRDLGGMIVVDFIDMVLPENQDLVLRRLTEALGRDRTRHQISEVTSLGLVQMTRKRLGTGLLETFTTECEHCEGRGVIIHDDPIEEVEEPKKARKKHDHGVRHQDPKRHPAVVAMHKEEEDKPTLEELASAVVLVEDDAEQEEQTTKRSKRKRRGNRRTQRSEAPKASAEEIAHAALDKAEAEEPDEPSGRDHLPGTYEEAKQQFEASPRRKRRVRGNSRSDHEPKPEDFKPDTPEPKVAAPTPQEEHTPEVKVVSRKGRRRAIRRSQPQQAARPQQQSPEQEKPETSQVQHPRRGRRRATRRARR from the coding sequence ATCGAAGAAAAAACTCGCGTCTGGGCCTTGGCCCGCGAGCTTGATGCCACCTCCCCCTATGTGGTTGAGGCTTTGCACGCCATCGGCATTGTCAAGGTGGCCCAAGCAGCACTCACCCCGGCAGAAGTAACCCGTTTGCTCGATCACCTTGCAGGCGATGGGCACACACCCGGCGATGACGATAAATTGCGTCACCGCGTGGAAAAGAACGTAGAAAACGAAATCGAGCAGATCAAGCAAAAAGTTGATCGCGAACTCGAAGCAGAGGTCGTCACCCCACCGGAGCAGGCGCCGATCATTGCCCCGGCTGAGGTGGAAAAGCCTGCCCCTGTCGCTGCCGCCATCCCGGTGTTTATGCCGCCGCAGCCACTTGAGGTGGTAGAAGAAGCCGAGGAAGAAGACGAAGACACCGCAGCAAAGAAGCGTCGCCGCGGCCGCCGCGGAACCGGACGTGGGCGTAAACAAGAAGAGCGCAGCGAAGAAGTCGAGCAGATTGAAGAGCCCAAAGCCATCGCGGGCTCTACTCGCCTGGAAGCCCAGCGCCGCCGCCGCGCAGAGATGCGCGACGAGCAGCGAAAGAAGCGCCATATCGTTTCCGAAGCTGAGTTCCTCGCGCGACGTGAATCCGTAGAGCGCACCATGGTGGTGCGCGAGCGCGAGCGTACAGATCACCCAGGAACGGTGACCCAGGTGGGCGTGCTAGAAGATGGCATGCTGGTTGAGCACTTCGTTACCAGCGAAACGCAGGCCTCGATGGTGGGCAATATCTACCTCGGGCGCGTGCAAAATGTGCTGCCCTCGATGGAGGCCGCATTCATTGATATCGGCCAGGGGCGCAACGCCGTGCTCTACGCCGGTGAAGTCAATTGGCGTTCCCTAGGCCTTGGTGGCCGCGGGCGCCGAATTGAACAAGCCTTCCACCCAGGCGATCAAGTCCTGGTGCAGGTATCCAAGGACCCAGTGGGCCATAAAGGCGCGAGATTGACCATGCAGGTTTCCTTGGCCGGGCGCTACCTCGTCTACGTCCCCGGTGGGCGTTCTGCGGGCATTTCGCGCAAGCTGCCGGCAGGGGAGCGCTCGCGTTTAAAGAAGATCCTCAAAGAAGTCATGCCGGCACATGGTGGAGCCATTATCCGCACCGCCGCCGAAGGCGTGCATGAGGATCAAATCGCAGCCGACGTCAAGCGCCTGGATACGCTGTGGAACCAGCTTTCCCAGCGTGCCGAAACGCAGCGCGAAGCCAAATCCTCGCAGCCTGTCACCCTCTATGAAGAGCCGAACATGCTGGTCAAGGTGGTTCGTGACCTCTTTAACGAGGACTTCCACAAACTCATCGTGGATGGCAAACGCTCCTGGAATACCGTGCACGCCTATGTGCAGTCCGTGGCACCAGAACTACTGGAGCGCCTCGAGCACTTCGACCGCAGCGAACATGATGGTCGCGATGCATTCGAGGAATACCGCGTAGATGAGCAAATCAAAAAGGCGCTCTCGCGCAAGGTATGGCTACCATCCGGCGGCACCCTGGTGATCGACCGCACGGAAGCGATGACAGTGATCGACGTCAACACCGGCAAATTCACCGGCGCTGGCGGCAATCTGGAAGAAACGGTTACCCGCAACAACCTCGAAGCCGCAGAAGAGATCGTGCGCCAAATGCGCTTGAGGGATCTCGGCGGCATGATCGTGGTGGACTTCATCGATATGGTCTTGCCTGAAAACCAAGACCTCGTGCTGCGCAGGCTCACCGAAGCCCTCGGGCGCGACCGCACCCGCCACCAAATCTCCGAGGTGACCTCACTCGGCTTGGTGCAGATGACCCGCAAGCGCTTGGGCACCGGGCTGCTTGAAACATTCACTACCGAATGTGAGCACTGCGAAGGCCGCGGCGTGATCATCCACGATGACCCCATCGAGGAAGTAGAAGAGCCGAAGAAGGCCCGCAAGAAGCACGATCATGGCGTGCGCCACCAGGATCCCAAGCGTCACCCCGCCGTGGTGGCCATGCACAAGGAAGAAGAAGACAAGCCCACCCTTGAAGAGCTCGCCAGCGCCGTCGTGCTGGTAGAAGATGACGCAGAGCAGGAGGAACAAACTACGAAGCGTTCCAAGCGCAAGCGCCGCGGCAACCGTCGCACCCAGCGCAGCGAAGCTCCAAAGGCCAGCGCCGAGGAAATTGCTCACGCCGCTTTGGATAAGGCCGAGGCAGAAGAGCCCGATGAGCCTTCAGGCCGCGATCATTTGCCTGGCACCTACGAGGAGGCGAAGCAGCAATTTGAAGCCTCCCCGAGGCGCAAGCGGCGCGTGCGTGGCAATTCCCGCTCAGACCACGAGCCAAAGCCTGAAGATTTTAAGCCGGACACCCCCGAGCCGAAGGTTGCTGCCCCAACTCCGCAGGAGGAGCACACCCCGGAGGTGAAGGTGGTTTCGCGCAAGGGGCGTCGTCGCGCTATTCGACGCAGCCAGCCCCAGCAGGCAGCGCGCCCGCAACAGCAAAGCCCTGAGCAGGAAAAGCCCGAAACTTCCCAGGTGCAGCACCCCCGGCGGGGCCGTCGGCGTGCGACGCGCAGGGCACGTCGATAA
- the rplU gene encoding 50S ribosomal protein L21, whose product MYAIVKTGGKQYKVAEGDLVKVEKIEGEQGSTVALTPIMLVDGADVTTKADELAKVSVNAEIVEQVKGPKIKILKYKNKTGYKKRQGHRQKLTLLKITGIK is encoded by the coding sequence ATGTACGCGATCGTCAAGACCGGCGGCAAGCAGTACAAGGTTGCCGAAGGTGACCTCGTCAAGGTCGAGAAGATCGAGGGTGAGCAGGGTTCGACCGTTGCACTCACCCCGATCATGCTCGTCGACGGCGCCGATGTGACCACCAAGGCCGATGAGCTCGCTAAGGTGAGCGTCAACGCTGAGATCGTCGAGCAGGTCAAAGGCCCGAAGATCAAGATCCTGAAGTACAAGAACAAGACCGGTTATAAGAAGCGCCAGGGACACCGCCAAAAGCTGACCCTGCTGAAGATCACCGGTATCAAGTAA
- the rpmA gene encoding 50S ribosomal protein L27 produces the protein MAHKKGASSSSNGRDSEAKRLGVKRFGGQRVNAGEILVRQRGTKFHPGENVGRGGDDTLFALKAGSVQFATKRNRRTVNIVEAVEV, from the coding sequence ATGGCACACAAGAAGGGTGCATCCAGCTCCAGCAACGGCCGTGACTCCGAGGCAAAGCGCCTAGGCGTCAAGCGCTTCGGTGGCCAGCGCGTGAACGCAGGTGAAATCCTCGTTCGTCAGCGCGGTACCAAGTTCCACCCCGGCGAGAACGTCGGCCGTGGCGGCGACGACACCTTGTTCGCGCTCAAGGCAGGCTCCGTGCAGTTTGCCACCAAGCGCAACCGTCGCACCGTGAACATCGTTGAGGCCGTCGAGGTCTAA
- the obgE gene encoding GTPase ObgE, whose translation MARFIDRVVLHLEAGDGGHGCASIHREKFKPLGGPDGGNGGHGGDIILKVSDQVHTLLELHYRPHLRAKRGANGAGDHRNGARGEDLILDVPVGTVVLDTDGNVLADMTTLGMEFIAAKGGYGGLGNAALASAARKAPGFALKGEPGEAHDVVLELKSMADVGLVGFPSAGKSSLISVMSAAKPKIGDYPFTTLQPNLGVVDVGHESFTIADVPGLIPGASEGKGLGLDFLRHIERTAVLAHVVDTATLEPGRDPASDIEALEAELAAYQSDLDQDSGLGDLRERPRIIILNKADIPEARELAEFLKEDLEQQFGWPVFIISAVAQQGLEPLRYKLMELVSQARAQRPAPEAQPRQILRPEAVDKRSKKQRQDFEIIEDPEIEDGYIVLGERPTRWIIQTDFENDEAVGYLADRLARMGVEDALFKAGARPGCTVTIGEVSFEWEPTMSAGAETPLTGRGTDPRLAPNTRVSAAERKRASQARRGLIDEYDFGDGQEADRERWQG comes from the coding sequence ATGGCGCGATTCATCGACCGCGTAGTGCTACACCTCGAGGCCGGCGACGGCGGCCATGGCTGTGCCTCCATCCACCGCGAAAAATTCAAGCCCCTCGGCGGCCCAGACGGTGGCAACGGCGGACACGGCGGCGACATCATCCTCAAAGTGTCCGACCAGGTACACACGCTCCTGGAACTGCACTACCGCCCCCACCTGCGCGCCAAGCGTGGAGCCAACGGCGCAGGCGATCACCGCAACGGTGCCCGCGGCGAAGACCTCATCTTGGACGTGCCAGTAGGCACCGTGGTGCTCGACACCGATGGCAACGTGCTGGCCGATATGACCACCCTGGGCATGGAATTCATCGCAGCCAAAGGTGGCTACGGCGGCCTCGGCAACGCGGCCTTGGCTTCTGCTGCCCGCAAAGCACCAGGCTTTGCGCTCAAAGGCGAGCCCGGCGAGGCGCACGATGTGGTGCTGGAATTAAAGTCCATGGCCGATGTGGGGCTCGTGGGCTTCCCCTCGGCGGGTAAATCCTCGCTCATTTCGGTGATGTCTGCCGCCAAGCCCAAGATTGGCGATTATCCCTTCACCACCCTCCAGCCCAACCTCGGCGTGGTGGACGTCGGCCACGAATCTTTCACCATCGCCGATGTGCCAGGCCTGATCCCGGGCGCCTCCGAAGGCAAGGGCCTCGGCCTGGACTTCTTAAGGCATATCGAACGCACCGCGGTGCTTGCCCACGTCGTGGATACCGCCACCTTAGAACCGGGGCGCGACCCGGCCTCTGATATTGAAGCGCTGGAAGCAGAACTTGCTGCCTACCAATCCGACCTGGATCAAGATTCCGGCTTAGGGGATCTGCGTGAACGTCCGCGCATCATCATCTTGAACAAAGCCGATATCCCAGAAGCGCGCGAATTGGCCGAATTTCTTAAAGAAGACCTCGAGCAACAATTTGGCTGGCCCGTCTTCATCATCTCCGCAGTAGCCCAGCAAGGCCTGGAGCCACTGCGCTACAAGCTGATGGAATTAGTCTCCCAAGCGCGCGCACAACGCCCGGCACCAGAGGCGCAACCTCGCCAAATCCTTAGACCAGAGGCCGTGGATAAGCGTTCCAAGAAGCAACGCCAAGACTTCGAGATCATCGAAGACCCAGAAATCGAGGACGGCTACATCGTCCTTGGCGAGCGCCCAACCCGCTGGATCATCCAAACCGACTTCGAAAATGACGAAGCCGTGGGCTACCTCGCCGATAGGCTCGCACGCATGGGTGTCGAAGACGCCCTATTCAAAGCGGGCGCGCGCCCAGGCTGCACCGTCACCATCGGTGAAGTGTCATTCGAATGGGAACCCACCATGAGCGCAGGCGCCGAAACGCCTCTGACCGGCCGTGGCACCGACCCCCGACTGGCACCCAATACCCGCGTTTCTGCCGCAGAACGCAAACGCGCCTCCCAGGCTCGCCGCGGACTCATTGATGAGTACGACTTTGGCGATGGCCAGGAGGCGGATCGTGAACGCTGGCAGGGCTAA